One Lactobacillus crispatus DNA segment encodes these proteins:
- the fusA gene encoding elongation factor G gives MANKREFPLAKTRNIGIMAHIDAGKTTTTERILYYTGKIHKVGETHEGDSQMDWMDEEKERGITITSAATTAQWKDHRINIIDTPGHVDFTIEVERSLRVLDGAVTVLDAQAGVEPQTENVWRQAETYGVPRIVFVNKMDKIGADFDKSVKSLHERLNANAHAVQMPIGSADTFEGVIDLINMVADIYDEDKLGSKWDTVPVPDEYKEEAEARRNDLIEAVADVDDGIMEKFLGGEEISNDELKAAIRKATLDLKFFPVYAGSAFKNKGVQMMLDGVIDYLPSPLDVKPYVAHNPKTGDEVELMADDKKPFAALAFKIATDPFVGRLTFIRVYTGSLESGSYVLNASKNSRERVGRLLQMHANSRTEIPEVFSGDIAGAIGLKNTTTGDSLTDPDHPLILESLKVPDPVIQVSVEPKSKADRDKMDVALQKLTEEDPTFRAETNPETGQTLISGMGELHLDIMVERMRREFNVDAKIGEPQVAYRETFTKEAKAQGKFVRQSGGKGQYGDVWIDFTPNEEGKGYEFEDAIVGGVVPREFIPSVDQGLQEAMKNGVLAGYPLIDVKAKLYDGSYHEVDSSEAAFKVAASLALKNAASKAGAVILEPIMKVQVTTPEEYLGDVMGSITARRGTMEGMEDRAGAKIINSFVPLSEMFGYATTLRSSTQGRGTFTMVFDHYSPTPKSIQADIIKKRGGDAE, from the coding sequence ATGGCTAACAAGCGTGAATTTCCATTAGCAAAGACACGTAACATTGGTATTATGGCCCACATCGATGCGGGTAAGACTACTACTACTGAACGTATCCTTTACTACACTGGTAAGATCCACAAAGTTGGTGAAACTCACGAAGGTGATTCACAAATGGACTGGATGGATGAAGAAAAGGAACGTGGTATCACCATTACTTCTGCAGCTACTACTGCACAATGGAAAGACCACAGAATTAACATCATCGACACCCCAGGACACGTTGACTTCACTATCGAAGTAGAACGTTCACTTCGTGTTCTTGATGGTGCCGTAACTGTTCTTGATGCCCAAGCTGGTGTTGAACCACAAACTGAAAACGTATGGCGTCAAGCTGAAACTTACGGTGTTCCTCGTATTGTTTTCGTTAACAAGATGGATAAGATCGGTGCTGACTTCGATAAGTCAGTTAAGTCATTGCACGAACGTTTAAACGCTAATGCCCATGCTGTTCAAATGCCAATTGGTTCAGCTGACACTTTTGAAGGTGTTATCGACTTAATCAACATGGTTGCCGACATCTACGACGAAGACAAGCTTGGTTCTAAGTGGGATACTGTTCCAGTTCCTGACGAATACAAGGAAGAAGCTGAAGCACGTCGTAACGACTTAATTGAAGCCGTAGCCGATGTTGATGACGGCATCATGGAAAAATTCCTTGGCGGTGAAGAAATTTCTAACGATGAATTAAAGGCAGCTATCCGTAAAGCTACTTTGGACTTGAAGTTCTTCCCAGTTTACGCTGGCTCAGCCTTCAAGAACAAGGGTGTTCAAATGATGCTTGACGGTGTTATTGACTACTTGCCATCACCACTTGACGTTAAGCCTTACGTTGCTCACAATCCTAAGACTGGTGATGAAGTTGAACTTATGGCTGACGATAAGAAGCCATTTGCAGCTCTTGCATTCAAGATCGCTACTGACCCATTCGTAGGTCGTTTGACTTTCATCCGTGTTTACACCGGTTCTCTTGAATCAGGTTCATACGTATTGAACGCTTCAAAGAACAGTCGTGAACGTGTAGGTCGTTTGCTTCAAATGCACGCCAACTCAAGAACTGAAATTCCAGAAGTATTCTCAGGTGATATCGCTGGTGCCATCGGTTTGAAGAACACCACTACTGGTGACTCATTAACTGACCCAGATCACCCACTTATTTTGGAAAGCTTGAAAGTTCCAGATCCAGTTATCCAAGTATCAGTTGAACCTAAGTCAAAGGCTGACCGTGATAAGATGGACGTTGCTTTGCAAAAGCTTACTGAAGAAGACCCAACTTTCCGTGCTGAAACTAACCCAGAAACTGGTCAAACCTTGATTTCAGGTATGGGTGAACTTCACCTTGACATCATGGTTGAACGTATGAGACGTGAATTTAACGTTGATGCTAAGATTGGTGAACCACAAGTTGCTTACCGTGAAACCTTCACCAAGGAAGCTAAGGCACAAGGTAAGTTTGTTCGTCAATCAGGTGGTAAAGGTCAATACGGTGACGTTTGGATTGACTTTACTCCTAACGAAGAAGGTAAGGGTTACGAATTCGAAGATGCCATCGTTGGTGGTGTTGTTCCTCGTGAATTCATTCCTTCAGTTGACCAAGGTTTACAAGAAGCTATGAAGAATGGTGTTCTTGCAGGTTACCCATTGATCGACGTTAAGGCTAAGCTTTACGATGGTAGTTACCACGAAGTCGACTCATCAGAAGCTGCCTTCAAGGTTGCTGCTTCACTTGCTTTGAAGAATGCTGCTTCAAAGGCTGGCGCAGTTATCTTGGAACCAATTATGAAGGTTCAAGTAACTACTCCAGAAGAATACTTAGGTGATGTTATGGGTTCAATCACTGCTCGTCGTGGTACCATGGAAGGTATGGAAGACAGAGCCGGTGCTAAGATCATCAACTCATTTGTTCCACTTTCAGAAATGTTTGGTTACGCAACTACTTTGCGTTCATCAACTCAGGGTCGTGGTACATTTACTATGGTATTTGATCACTACTCACCAACACCTAAATCAATTCAAGCTGACATCATTAAGAAGCGCGGCGGAGATGCTGAATAG
- the rplD gene encoding 50S ribosomal protein L4 produces the protein MANLKVMDQNGKDSGEVTLNDKVFGIEPNESVVFEAIIRQRAGKRQGTSKVKNRSAVRGGGKKPWRQKGTGRARQGSIRAPQWRGGGTVFGPTPRSYAYTMPRKQRRLAIKSVLSQKLIDNDLIVLDKLTMSAPKTKELVSMLNGLNADGKVLIVSDDNNVQLSARNLTKVKVVPVNGLNVEDAVNYGKLILDQDAVKKIEEVLA, from the coding sequence ATGGCTAATTTAAAAGTTATGGATCAAAACGGTAAAGACTCTGGTGAAGTTACTTTAAACGATAAGGTTTTTGGTATTGAACCAAATGAAAGTGTCGTTTTTGAAGCAATTATTAGACAAAGAGCCGGCAAGCGTCAAGGTACCTCAAAGGTTAAGAATAGATCTGCTGTTCGCGGCGGTGGTAAGAAGCCTTGGAGACAAAAGGGTACTGGTCGTGCTCGTCAAGGTTCTATCAGAGCTCCACAATGGCGCGGTGGTGGTACAGTCTTTGGCCCAACTCCACGTTCATACGCATACACTATGCCAAGAAAGCAACGTCGTTTGGCTATTAAGTCAGTTCTTTCCCAAAAGTTGATTGACAATGATTTAATTGTTTTAGATAAGTTGACTATGTCAGCTCCTAAGACTAAGGAATTAGTATCAATGTTAAACGGCTTAAATGCTGACGGTAAAGTTTTAATTGTTTCAGATGATAACAATGTACAACTTTCCGCAAGAAACTTGACTAAGGTTAAGGTTGTTCCAGTTAATGGCTTAAACGTTGAAGATGCTGTTAACTATGGCAAGTTGATCTTAGATCAAGATGCTGTTAAGAAGATCGAGGAGGTTTTGGCTTAA
- the rplC gene encoding 50S ribosomal protein L3 has protein sequence MTKGILGRKVGMTQIFTKDGVLVPVTVVEATPNVVMQVKTVESDGYEAVQLGYQDKREVLSNKPEKGHADKAKTSPKRFIREIRGVELKDYEVGSEVTVDTFKEGDVVNVTGTSRGHGYQGNIKRWGQSRGPETHGSRYHRIPGSMGSIINRVPKGKRLPGHMGVKKVTIENLVIEKVVADKNVLMIKGNVPGAKNSLIVVKTASKAVKADK, from the coding sequence ATGACCAAAGGAATCTTAGGAAGAAAAGTTGGTATGACTCAAATCTTTACTAAAGATGGTGTCCTTGTTCCTGTAACTGTTGTTGAAGCAACTCCTAACGTTGTTATGCAAGTTAAGACTGTTGAATCAGACGGTTACGAAGCAGTTCAATTAGGTTACCAAGACAAGCGTGAAGTTTTGAGCAACAAACCAGAAAAAGGTCATGCTGATAAAGCAAAGACTTCGCCTAAGCGCTTCATTCGGGAAATCCGCGGTGTTGAGCTTAAGGACTATGAAGTTGGCTCAGAAGTTACTGTGGATACATTTAAGGAAGGTGACGTTGTAAACGTTACTGGTACTTCAAGAGGTCATGGATACCAAGGTAACATCAAGCGTTGGGGCCAATCAAGAGGACCAGAAACTCACGGTTCAAGATACCACAGAATTCCTGGTTCAATGGGTTCCATCATTAACCGTGTACCAAAGGGCAAGCGTTTGCCAGGTCACATGGGTGTGAAGAAAGTTACCATTGAAAACTTAGTAATTGAAAAAGTTGTTGCAGACAAGAACGTATTGATGATTAAGGGTAACGTCCCAGGTGCTAAGAACTCATTAATCGTTGTTAAGACTGCTTCTAAAGCTGTAAAGGCTGATAAATAG
- the rpsL gene encoding 30S ribosomal protein S12: MPTINQLVRKGRHSKVTKSKSPALNYSYNSMKKESVFNPAPQMRGVATRVGTMTPKKPNSALRKYARVRLSNLIEVTAYIPGEGHNLQEHSVVLIRGGRVKDLPGVRYHIVRGALDTAGVDGRKQSRSKYGTKKD; encoded by the coding sequence ATGCCAACCATTAATCAATTGGTAAGAAAAGGCCGTCATTCAAAGGTCACTAAGTCAAAGTCACCTGCTTTGAATTACAGCTACAACAGTATGAAGAAGGAATCAGTATTCAACCCAGCTCCACAAATGCGTGGTGTTGCAACTCGTGTTGGTACTATGACTCCAAAGAAGCCTAACTCAGCTTTACGTAAGTACGCTCGTGTTCGTCTTTCAAACTTGATCGAAGTTACTGCTTACATTCCAGGTGAAGGCCACAACTTGCAAGAACACTCAGTTGTATTAATCCGTGGTGGTCGTGTAAAGGACCTTCCTGGTGTACGTTACCACATCGTTCGTGGTGCCCTTGATACTGCTGGTGTTGATGGCAGAAAGCAAAGCCGTTCTAAGTACGGTACTAAGAAAGATTAA
- the rpsJ gene encoding 30S ribosomal protein S10 — MASQTIRIRLKSYEHGILDESAAKIVATAKRTGAEISGPVPLPTERTLFTVLRSPHKNKDSREQFEMRTHKRLIDILNPTPKTVDSLMKLDLPSGVDIEIKL; from the coding sequence ATGGCAAGTCAAACAATTCGTATTAGACTTAAGTCTTACGAACATGGTATTCTCGATGAATCAGCTGCTAAGATCGTAGCTACTGCAAAGAGAACTGGTGCTGAAATTTCAGGTCCAGTTCCTCTTCCAACAGAAAGAACTTTATTCACAGTTCTTCGTTCACCACACAAGAACAAGGACTCACGTGAACAATTCGAAATGCGCACTCACAAGCGTTTAATCGATATTTTGAATCCAACACCAAAGACTGTTGATTCATTAATGAAGCTTGATCTTCCAAGCGGTGTAGACATCGAAATTAAACTGTAA
- the rpsG gene encoding 30S ribosomal protein S7, whose protein sequence is MPRKGHVTKRDVLADPVYNSKLVTKLINHLMVDGKRAKASSILYDAFNIVQDKTGKEPLDVFEEAMNNVMPVLEVRARRIGGSNYQIPVEVRPERRTTLGLRWLVSYARLRNEHTMDERLANEIIDASNNTGSAVKKREDVHRMAEANRAFAHYRF, encoded by the coding sequence ATGCCTAGAAAAGGTCACGTAACTAAGAGAGACGTTTTAGCAGATCCAGTTTACAACTCAAAGCTTGTTACTAAGTTGATCAACCACTTAATGGTCGATGGTAAGAGAGCTAAGGCATCTTCAATCCTTTACGATGCTTTCAACATTGTTCAAGACAAGACTGGTAAGGAACCACTTGATGTATTTGAAGAAGCTATGAACAACGTTATGCCAGTTTTGGAAGTTAGAGCTCGTCGTATCGGTGGTTCAAACTACCAAATCCCAGTTGAAGTACGTCCTGAAAGAAGAACTACTTTAGGTTTAAGATGGCTTGTTTCATACGCTCGTTTACGTAACGAACACACTATGGATGAACGTTTAGCTAACGAAATTATCGATGCTTCAAACAACACTGGTTCAGCAGTTAAGAAGCGTGAAGATGTTCACCGTATGGCTGAAGCTAACCGTGCATTTGCACACTACCGCTTCTAA